In Nakaseomyces glabratus chromosome I, complete sequence, the sequence AAATATCTTTGGAACATATCTAGCAGTTGGGTGTTTAGGTACCATGTCTGGGAATGCCTGTAAGAACATTCCTGGGAAACTAGTTCCGAAGTATGCACCATCAATGGAACTGTGTCTAGATGACTTAGGGTTGTAAAGGTCTTCACATGATGGACAGTATAGTTTGACACTATCTATACCAGGAACATCATGTAAACCCACCGGCAGCAAAGGTTGAAAGTTACAATATACTCTTGAACATCTACCAAAATCTGCGTCTTTGTACTTGCTCAACATCTTCTGTAATCCTTTCACCGTGATAATATATCTCGCATGGATCAACCCATAAAATTTTCTGGCGTCATTCTCCAATTGCTCAAGACGTGCTTTGGACATGTTCTCCACAATGCTGTCATCTAACTCATCCACTATATATTGTACAACTTGGCTGAACTTCGACACTGTCTTTTGTAAGTTAATCAGATTGAAACGGTCTGTTATGTATTCTGGATCGACGTCACAGAAGTATTCATGCCCTTTTCTTCCTAAAAACAAATCTATCCACATCTGAGCATACTCTGAAGAATCAGTGGCGTCGTCCATTACTTCATCATCCAACTCAACCCTGCTAGTGTTTGTACTCATACGATCCGCCATCTGTATATCTCTCTCAGTCATGGTATCACTTAAtatctattattatattgtagTTTCTGCGTTACTTAGGTTTCCTTTCTCCTCCAAATACTGTATTTGCTTCTATCAATGGAGCTCTATCACGGATACAATCTCCTGCTGCTCTAACTATTCTGTGTAGTGGTATTCCCAAAGCAGCTATGCCCCCTTTTCAATTGGTATCAATGTAATGTGCTACTACCAGCAGATAAGACAAAATTGCACTCTCTCAAATGCTGCTGCCAAGAGTATATACTCAAACGTCAAGACAGTGTCAGTCCAAAGATCGTCAATCAATCTCACAGTCCAAGGATTGTCCATCAACTAACAACGTTTCCCAAGCGTATTTTTCCAAATTGCTtcagaatattttttttttttcagagaaatcatcaaaatccGTGTCGTGTGCGTATTTGGCAGAAGATAGGCTAGTTTAACAATACAACAATAGTAAAATTGATTCAAGCAGTAGTCTTGGATGGTGTCTCTTATACCAACCACTCTTGTCATTAGAATATTCCTTACAAAGGTATACTAATTAGTAACGGATTCAACGCTTCGCATCTCCTTCCAATTATTTCGAGTGTTTATAAGATATAAAAAAGCAGACACGAATTCTAGATGAGGTTGTTGAAGTATCCCTTAGAAGGTATTAGCGGTAATGTTACGAGTCTTGTTACAATTGACGCCGAGTATGTTGTTGTGTGTGGGAGTCGCGGAGATATACAGGTATGGCACCAGCAACAGTTACTGGATACCGCGTTTGACAGGTGTACCCTTGAAACTTTGAAGCCGAAATATAGTTTCACGTTTGAACTTAAAGATGACGAGGACGAGTTAGTTTTTGCCATGGGTGATCGCGATTGTCTGTACTTGGGAACTGAGCACAGCGTTTACAGCTATTCCGGATGGCTAAAAGCGTTGGAATCTGGTCACACTACATTGGAAAACAAGCTGATATATACGACAGTGAGCCAATCTATCATTACAGATGTGAAATGGGATTCTCTTTTGGATATACTCTTTGTTTTGACTGATAGGCCTTGTAAGATACATTTGTTTGATACTAGATCAGCCAACAAAAAGGAAATTACATCAATAGCCCTCGATAAAAATAGCAAGCCCCTTACCGGTGTAGTAGATCCAT encodes:
- the CKB2 gene encoding casein kinase 2 regulatory subunit CKB2 (CAGL0I00946g~Ortholog(s) have protein serine/threonine kinase activator activity, protein serine/threonine kinase inhibitor activity) — protein: MTERDIQMADRMSTNTSRVELDDEVMDDATDSSEYAQMWIDLFLGRKGHEYFCDVDPEYITDRFNLINLQKTVSKFSQVVQYIVDELDDSIVENMSKARLEQLENDARKFYGLIHARYIITVKGLQKMLSKYKDADFGRCSRVYCNFQPLLPVGLHDVPGIDSVKLYCPSCEDLYNPKSSRHSSIDGAYFGTSFPGMFLQAFPDMVPKHPTARYVPKIFGFELHKQAQLTRWQELQRLKLVKRLQAKEVDLSKSGGFRD